The sequence GGTATGGCATTAGCGCTGGATTTTCTGGGTGTCTGGTTAATCAGTTCTTTCTTGGGCAATAGTAGTTCTGGGATTCAATTTATCCAAATTTTCGTATTTGCGATCGCTTGGTTGATTTTACGAGTATTCGTCGTTTACAACAACCAAGGACAGAGTTTAGGGCGTTGGGCTTTTGATATGAAGGTGCTGGAAGTCGAAGCCGGCGAAATTACTGGCAGAATTCCCATCTTGCAAGCACTCCTAAAACGAGAAGCAATCATTGGTGTGGGTGCGCTTTTAGTCTCTATTGCCTTGGGCAACATCAGAGCTAATCCCACTGCTATACTGCTAGTACTTCCCTTGGCTGTTGACTGTGGTACAGCTTGGTATGATCCTGTCCAGCATCAAGCCTTGCATGACCGCTATTCTGGAACTATCATAGTTTCGTCGCGTCGCGGCTATGCGCTCGATCTAAAAATTCAGCGATTAGTTGAAAATTGGCGGCGCAGTATGAGAAGATAGTTATTTGTGTTAATTCTCTTCAGGCTTTACGGTTTGTAAGATTATGGCTAAAAGCAAAGGTGTCCGCATAATAGTGACACTAGAATGTACCGAGTGCCGCACCAATCCGGAGAAACGTTCTCCTGGTGTTTCACGATATACAAGTACCAAGAACAGACGCAACACCACCAATCGGTTGGAACTCAAAAAGTTCTGCACCCACTGCAACAAACACACAGTCCACAAGGAAATTAAGTAACGATGAGCTATTACCGTCGGCGTTTGTCCCCGATCAAACCCGGAGAACCAATCGATTATAAAGATGTTGATTTGTTGCGTAAGTTTGTCACCGAGCGAGGCAAGATTTTACCCCGCCGTATCACTGGGCTGACATGCCAACAACAAAGAGACTTGACATTAGCAATAAAACGTGCTCGAATTGTAGCTTTATTGCCCTTTATCAATGCAGAAGGCTAGAAAAATTTGGGATTTTGGATGAGCGAAAAAAGCAACATTTAAATGGAAATTTAGCTTGATTTTTTTGAGTCCAAAATCTCAAATCAGAGTATTTTAAAATTTGTGCCAACACAAAAATCAGGGAATTTTGGATTTAATCACTGGTATTGAATCCGAAATCATGCCACTTGCTAAAACTTTGGTTTGCAAAGCAACGCAGTGGCTTCAAAATCTAAAATATAAAATTACAAAAGTGCGAGAGCCGTGGAGAAGGGGACGCTAGTTGAATTTAGGGTTCAAGGCGATCGCCGTCTGGGAGTTGTGGATCGTCCAGACGGCAAAACCCGTTGGTTTGTGGTAGATGAACGCGGTCAATCCCACAGCCTCGCGCCTAGACAAATTACTTATACAGTCAACGGACAAACATACAAGCCATCAGACATTGACCGCTTTCTGGCACAAGTCAAGCCATATTTAGATCCATCTAGCCTAGAAGTGGCTTGGGAATTACTAGTGACAGAAGATCAAACAGTCACCCCGTCCGAGATGGCTAATCTCCTGTTTTCGGAATCAGACGCATTTTATTGTTACGCCGCTCACTGCTTGTTATCAGACGATAAACTCTATTTCAAACAAAAAGGCGACGCCTATGAGACACGCACAGAAGCTCAAGTAGCAGAGCGCAAACACCAGTTAGAAGTAGAAGCACAAAAAGCTAAAGGACAGCAGGAATTTTTAGCACGGGTAGACCAAGCCCTTAAAGGCGAAGCGGTAGAATGGCAACGCCACGATCGCCAGCGTTTAGAAGGGCTAGAAAAATATGCAGCCTTAATGGCGGATATCGTGCGGATGGGGGTAAGCTTTGACTCACTGTCCCGGGCTTATCCACCACCAGCCCCAGTATTGGAAACTATGACCATGCTGGGGCGTTCCGCCACTCCCCAAGGAGCTTTTCAACTGTTGGTAGACTTGGGCTGGTGGAGTAGCAACGAAAACTTATTCCTGCGGCGCTCGTCAATTCCGGTTCAGTTTCCTAGCAAGGTATTAGAAGTGGCGCAACAGCGTTTAGATTTACCACCATCCGATGAAGATGGGAACCGCTTAGATTTGACGCACCTGAAGGTGTACACAATTGATGACGAAAGTACAACCGAGATCGACGACGGTCTGAGTTGGGAATCACTCTCCAATGGACAAGAGTGTTTGTGGGTGCATATCGCCGATCCGACTCGGTTGTTAGCACCAGAAGACGAACTAGACCTAGAAGCCAGAAAACGCGGTAGTACAGTTTATTTACCTACGGGAATGATTCCCATGTTCCCGGAAGTCCTGGCTACCGGCCCCATGAGTTTAGTTCAGGGGCGGGTTTGTTGCGCCCTCAGCTTCGGAGTTGTTTTAGACCAAACTGGAGCCGTAGCCGAATTTAATATCCATCCCAGTATTATTAAACCCACCTATCGCCTCACCTATGAAGATGTAGACGAAATGTTGGAACTGGGCGTCGAGGGAGAGCCAGAAATTGCAGCGATCGCTATCTGGGCCAAACGGCGCAGAACTTGGCGCTACACTCAAGGCGCCATCAGCATCAACATGCCAGAGGCGATGATTAAAGTCAAAGGCGATGATATCAGCATCGATATTTTAGATGATTCCTCTGCTCGACAATTAGTAGCAGAAATGATGATCCTGGCGGGAGAAGTCGCAGCCCGCTACGGTCAAACTCACAACATACCCCTACCTTTCCGAGGTCAGCCACAGCCAGAATTACCCCCCGAACAAGAATTAATCCTGCTTCCAGCCGGATTTGTGCGCGCTTGCGCTATGCGTCGTTGTATGCCTAAGAGTGAAATGAGCATCACTCCTGTGCGTCATGCGGGTTTGGGTTTGAACACTTACACTCAAGCCACTTCACCCATCCGCCGCTACAGCGACTTACTCACCCATTTTCAGCTCAAAGCCCACCTACGGGGTGAAGTTCCCCCCTTCTCTGCTGAACAACTCAAAGAAGTGATGATGACAGTCACCAGTACTACCCAAGAGGTGACAATGGTAGAACGACAAACCAATAGATACTGGGCTTTGGAGTATTTGCGTCGTCATCCAGAGCAAGTTTGGCAAGTTACCGTTTTAATGTGGTTGCGAGAAGACAACAATCTGGCGCTGATTCTGTTAGAAGATTTGGGCTTACAATTGCCAATGACTTTTAAGAGAGATGTGAATTTAGGTGAACAGTTATTAGTGAAAGTGGGACTTGCTGATCCACAAAAAGATATGATTCAGTTTCAAGAAATAATTTATCAAGAAGCTGTTAATTGAATATAAAAAAAAGGGAACAGGGAACAGGGAATAGGGAACAGGGAAACGTTTTTTACCCACTTTGAAAAAAAAGAACGGGGAACAGTGTTCCAACGAATAGTGTTGATGGGGTGAAACTGCAACGCCCACAATTTTGCATGATATGAAAGTGTTATTTTTATTCCATTGTTGCCTTTTGCCTACCGTAGCCGGAAAATAATCATACCAATGGTTATTTTATGTCTCGATGGTCAATGGTATTGTGATGGGCGATGATCAAATCTTAAGTAAGTTATAGGATTTAATTATCAATCTTTCGTGACTTATGTCAGAATTTGCTGTGTGAAAAACGCTCCAATCGTTGATTTTTCGTTGCGAATTGATTTTTTTTGCAGATATTGGTGTTTTAGAGCCTAGCGAATCTACTTTTGGGGTGTACTCTCAATATACAGTCACTTTTACCAAGAACCGTAGTTAAAATTTACACCTTGAGGCACATAACATGATAAATTATGCTGATCAACTCACAGAGCAATTTTTTCAGCACCAAGATTTAAGTGGATGTAATTTCAGGGGAATTGACCTCAAATCGTTTGATTTAAGCGGTGTGAATTTGACGGG is a genomic window of Fortiea contorta PCC 7126 containing:
- a CDS encoding RDD family protein, giving the protein MTIERVPQKHYPKAEIGRRGMALALDFLGVWLISSFLGNSSSGIQFIQIFVFAIAWLILRVFVVYNNQGQSLGRWAFDMKVLEVEAGEITGRIPILQALLKREAIIGVGALLVSIALGNIRANPTAILLVLPLAVDCGTAWYDPVQHQALHDRYSGTIIVSSRRGYALDLKIQRLVENWRRSMRR
- the rpmG gene encoding 50S ribosomal protein L33 gives rise to the protein MAKSKGVRIIVTLECTECRTNPEKRSPGVSRYTSTKNRRNTTNRLELKKFCTHCNKHTVHKEIK
- the rpsR gene encoding 30S ribosomal protein S18, with the protein product MSYYRRRLSPIKPGEPIDYKDVDLLRKFVTERGKILPRRITGLTCQQQRDLTLAIKRARIVALLPFINAEG
- a CDS encoding ribonuclease catalytic domain-containing protein — encoded protein: MEKGTLVEFRVQGDRRLGVVDRPDGKTRWFVVDERGQSHSLAPRQITYTVNGQTYKPSDIDRFLAQVKPYLDPSSLEVAWELLVTEDQTVTPSEMANLLFSESDAFYCYAAHCLLSDDKLYFKQKGDAYETRTEAQVAERKHQLEVEAQKAKGQQEFLARVDQALKGEAVEWQRHDRQRLEGLEKYAALMADIVRMGVSFDSLSRAYPPPAPVLETMTMLGRSATPQGAFQLLVDLGWWSSNENLFLRRSSIPVQFPSKVLEVAQQRLDLPPSDEDGNRLDLTHLKVYTIDDESTTEIDDGLSWESLSNGQECLWVHIADPTRLLAPEDELDLEARKRGSTVYLPTGMIPMFPEVLATGPMSLVQGRVCCALSFGVVLDQTGAVAEFNIHPSIIKPTYRLTYEDVDEMLELGVEGEPEIAAIAIWAKRRRTWRYTQGAISINMPEAMIKVKGDDISIDILDDSSARQLVAEMMILAGEVAARYGQTHNIPLPFRGQPQPELPPEQELILLPAGFVRACAMRRCMPKSEMSITPVRHAGLGLNTYTQATSPIRRYSDLLTHFQLKAHLRGEVPPFSAEQLKEVMMTVTSTTQEVTMVERQTNRYWALEYLRRHPEQVWQVTVLMWLREDNNLALILLEDLGLQLPMTFKRDVNLGEQLLVKVGLADPQKDMIQFQEIIYQEAVN